The following are encoded together in the Babesia microti strain RI chromosome II, complete genome genome:
- a CDS encoding Lariat debranching enzyme B (overlaps_old_locusTagID:BBM_II02715;~overlaps_old_locusTagID:BBM_II02720) — protein sequence MACDILAKSIATYNINHTSNKALNLSLEDIDSTIYIIQMIIAVQGCSHGELNKIYKRLDQIKAESGLKPEILLCCGDFQPIRDEEDLNELSCPKKYRLFRDFIHYYNGDRIAPILTIFIGGNHEAPDFLKNLYFGGWVAPNIYYLGHSGIINVNGLRIGGLSGIYKHQDYKLGYFEKRPYDEYTKRSSYHIREFEVEKLLLIKEPLDIFISHDWPLNIVKYGDYESLIKKKPFLESQIRAGQLGNPATEIILKHLKPSHWFSAHMHINYSALYTHENGKTTSFLALDKVLPGRKYIEVIDVPLVGNNPNKTHKSDSNPIICYDLEWCAINHVNHSRMPLNPFTVSTPLKLEYPTESEISKVKGMLSKKCKPSNYSYRILHNDTDVYKSPKKQQQDFLNLLELPSNSYFNEDDKGLQIKFIETYF from the exons ATGGCATGCGATATTCTGGCAAAATCCATTGCTACTTATAATATAAACCATACCTCTAATAAAGCGTTAAACCTATCCCTAGAAGACATTGACAGCACCATTTATATCATCCAAATGATA attgcTGTACAGGGATGCTCCCATGGAGagttaaataaaatttacaaaaggCTGGATCAGATTAAGGCGGAATCTGGTTTAAAACCTGAGATTCTGCTCTGCTGTGGCGATTTTCAACCAATCAGAGATGAAGAAGATTTAAACGAGTTATCTTGCCCTAAAAAGTACAGACTATTTAGAGATTTCATACATTATTACAATGGAGATCGAATAGCTCCtattttaacaatttttataggTGGAAACCATGAGGCCCCCGATTTCTTAAAGAATTT atattttggAGGATGGGTAGCCCcaaacatttattatttggGACATTCTGGAATTATAAATGTCAATGGCTTAAGAATTGGCGGATTATCAGGAATTTACAAACATCAAGATTATAAGCTAG GTTATTTCGAAAAACGCCCATATGATGAATATACTAAACGCTCTAGTTATCATATCAGAGAATTTGAGGTCGAAAAACTACTTTTG aTCAAGGAACCACTAgacatatttatatctcATGATTGGccattaaatatagtaAAGTATGGAGATTATGAATCACTGATTAAGAAAAAACCATTTTTGGAATCGCAA ATTCGCGCTGGACAACTTGGAAATCCTGCTACggaaataattttaaaacatttgAAACC atCTCATTGGTTCTCTGCTCACATGcatattaattattcagCTTTATATACACATGAAAATGGTAAAACGACAAG TTTTTTGGCACTTGACAAAGTTTTACCCGGGAGGAAATATATTGAAGTAATTGACGTACCATTAGTTGGAAACAATCCAAATAAAACGCATAAGAGTGATTCAAACCCAATAATATG ttatgATTTGGAATGGTGTGCAATAAACCACGTAAATCATTCGAGAATGCCACTAAACCCATTTACAGTTTCCACTCCCTTAAAACTTGA ATACCCTACAGAATCAGAAATTTCGAAGGTTAAAGGGATGCTATCTAAAAAATGCAAACCttcaaattattcatatCGAATTTTACATAATGATACAGATGTATATAAAAGTCCAAAAAAGCAACAACAAGACTTTCTAAATCTCTTGGAATTACCCAGCAATAGTTATTTTAATGAAG ATGATAAAGGGCtgcaaattaaatttattgaaacttatttttga